One Dermatophagoides farinae isolate YC_2012a chromosome 1, ASM2471394v1, whole genome shotgun sequence genomic region harbors:
- the LOC124492704 gene encoding heat shock protein beta-1, with protein sequence MAPERKVPVQRSDNNLIDQEFSSIRTRFEDEMKKMEEEMNRFRTQLMDRERTFFGPSSLSSGNSTTRSTFGRELESSAPGSKVGQMTTHWLDDLNSPLVQDSPDGGKVLKLRFDVTQYAPEEIVVKTIDNRLQVHAKHEEKSDNKSVYREYNREFLLPKGTNPELIRSSLSKDGVLTVESPLPALEYHDGEKRIPIQHK encoded by the exons ATGGCACCAGAACGTAAAGTTCCTGTACAAAGGTCGGATAATAATCTGATTGATCAAGAATTCAGTTCAATTCGTACACGATttgaagatgaaatgaaaaaaatggaagaaGAAATGAATAGATTCCGTACACAACTTATGGATCGTGAACGAACATTTTTTGGACCTAGTAGTTTATCAAGTGGTAATTCGACAACACGTTCAACATTTGGTCGTGAATTGGAAAGTTCAGCACCAGGTTCGAAAGTTGGACAGATGACCACACATTGGTTGGATGATCTTAATTCACCACTTGTACAGGATAGTCCAGATGGTGGTAAAGTATTAAAATTACGTTTCGATGTCACACAATATGCACCAGAAGAAATTGTTGTcaaaacaattgataatCGTCTTCAG GTCCATGCTAAACACGAAGAAAAAAGTGACAATAAAAGCGTTTATCGTGAATATAATCGTGAATTTTTATTACCGAAAGGTACGAATCCAGAATTGATTCGTTCATCGTTATCAAAAGATGGCGTATTGACTGTCGAATCACCATTACCGGCATTGGAATatcatgatggtgaaaaacgTATTCCCATTCAacataaataa
- the LOC124492698 gene encoding potassium channel, subfamily K, member 16: MIPKAIPMEIRHIVFLLIFFILYVIFGGIVFMLLEWPDEQIKRKEIGLLLNEFTEHIKRLNHTQFTEEKFRLIIHELLMAQDNNLIDSYGNQQPFINWSFINSFFFAITVITTIGYGHLTPRTIMGKFFCIIYALFGIPITSLLIGSVADRFSKLYSPKKLPRGLKRTAPKYQRQLSARFLMLRRGLISLVPWFFTFLVVPAWIFRYLEGWSFLDGFYYCFITLSTIGFGDYVVAGGFEKNYIWIYKIIIVFWIIFGLAYLSMILNFITNAIRSRRISNVMNSLRVKINSNGSLVARMRRNQNDDDDHHHHCHLNHHQYQRQQQQFPSPRFINNNYLINDDYSSYKQRPNSSIFNNFESEHLKHGQKSTMHLFHVWKIFKSKRTKNSKRIKQKIMRPTTSLPELSECMVRTQQVATITIV, translated from the exons atgattccGAAG gCTATTCCTATGGAAATACGACATATCGTTTTTctattaatatttttcattctatatGTAATATTTGGCGGCATTGTATTCATGTTACTTGAATGGCCTGATGAACAAATTAAACGCAAAGAGattggattattattgaatgaatttactGAACATATCAAACGTTTGAATCATACACAATTCACggaagaaaaatttcgtttAATTATACATGAATTATTGATGGCACAAGATAACAATCTAATCGATAGCTATGGAAACCAACAGCCATTTATAAATTGGAGTTTTattaattcattcttttttgcaATCACTGTGATCACTACCATTGGTTATGGCCATCTGACACCGCGAACAATAatgggaaaatttttctgcaTTATTTATGCATTGTTTGGCATACCAATTACAAGTCTACTTATTGGCAGTGTTGCCGATCGTTTTAGTAAATTATATTCACCAAAA aAATTACCACGCGGATTGAAACGAACCGCACCAAAATATCAACGACAATTATCTGCACGTTTTCTAATGTTAAGACGTGGACTGATATCATTGGTACCATGGTTTTTTACATTTCTTGTTGTTCCAGCATGGATTTTTCGTTATCTAGAAGGATGGTCATTCTTGGATGGTTTctattattgttttattacattatcaacaattggTTTTGGTGATTATGTTGTTGCCGGTGGTTTTGAAAAGAATTATATTTGGATCTataagattattattgtattctGGATCATATTCGGTTTGGCATATCTGTCgatgatattgaattttattaccAATGCAATACGTAGTCGAAGAATATCGAATGTAATGAATTCATTACGtgtaaaaattaattcaaatggTAGTCTTGTGGCACGTATGCGCCGTAatcagaatgatgatgatgatcatcatcatcattgtcatttaaatcatcatcaatatcaacgacaacaacaacaatttccaAGTCCAagatttattaataataattatctaattaatgatgattatagtAGCTATAAACAACGGCCAAATTCATCtatatttaataattttgaatccGAACATTTAAAAC ATGGACAAAAATCAACGATGCATTTATTCCATGTTtggaaaatatttaaatcaaaacgaacgaaaaattcaaaaagaatcaaacaa AAAATAATGCGTCCTACGACAAGTCTTCCGGAACTATCCGAATGTATGGTACGAACACAACAAGTGGCCACCATAACAATTGTTTAA
- the LOC124492706 gene encoding uncharacterized protein LOC124492706 — MSMNWFRPWQVDDDEPLGSDEQQQQSTSTAAKQEQNENVILTQSNYGFYYNYYYNQLLSFYNNYSLFTNHDNDLIANNPTDNLTILPSSSSSSSVEDLAKKNGQRINKERVKKFVCLECKNRFTNRSQLNSHIRTHTGERPFVCDFADCRKSFTRNEELTRHRRIHSGIRPYQCRTCHKRFGRKDHLSKHERTHQR; from the exons atgaGTATGAATTGGTTTCGACCGTGgcaagttgatgatgatgagccaCTTGGATcagatgaacaacaacaacaatcaacatcaacagcagcaaaacAAGAGCAAAACGAGAATGTCATTTTGACCCAATCGAATTATGGATTCtattacaattattattacaatcaacTTTTATCATTctataataattattcattattcaccaaccatgataatgatttgatcGCAAACAATCCAACCGACAATTTGACCAtcttaccatcatcatcatcgtcatcttcAGTTGAAGATTTGGCTAAAAAGAATGGGCAACGAATCAACAAGGAACGtgtaaaaaaattcgtttgcCTTGAATGCAAGAATCGATTCACTAATCGTAGCCAATTGAATAGCCACATTCGAACTCATACAG GTGAACGGCCATTTGTATGTGATTTTGCCGATTGTCGCAAATCATTCACACGGAATGAAGAATTGACCAGACATCGACGTATTCATAGCGGTATTCGACCATATCAATGTCGAACTTGTCACAAACGATTTGGTCGCAAAGATCATCTTAGCAAACATGAACGGACCCATCAACGATGA
- the LOC124492693 gene encoding complex I assembly factor Egm, mitochondrial, which translates to MNKLVNCCRLNSVQKIPINFHLIRFLTALKNADVFNVQATGIKSSLKKTTKHESFVFRSFFGEFDPDYLRFPKLVDNDQESVLLKQQYEFVRKNFLKLSGDPKILKQNGFYDLSTLTEVEKAHLFEALGSSLEFKTNESRQFESANNLIKLDQLSVTNSFLTCYQEKKKFLSATLPLLIRNSIISNTIQNSSNDKLKQRLMSDFKNVRIALAFDEPNDYFMSPTYPFWQSTARFDQETNTWLLKGKKSRILSDDYDYYLVFCKIKNEHDHGIGSFLIPAEDVIIEPDGTDNYGTKFQTIIFNELNVKKDNAEIAIDDQATLLLNMKASGHLMSSAVLLGIMRQVFNNIIDNCCQVKEEKIEFKNLFINHITRMSEMIYALESALYLTCSHYDTFKLNQMDLYLQAMVVKIMAAEYLEEMLKSIRFLYRPQQISSIVSQDMNDVINVLNAFLDTPTSIRMLLATYGLRNIGRWRYDNVVKLRLNRIYPIHYFKYQYDRFKRQFFLRYPEAYDGFKSLENLDPLLRNSANLLRKVLEIETEMGTYILKLYGKECVKNQIDMNRFCTMTVNAFQMVSIICRTNDSLLRGSPFTSQQLRMCENLCQKSHREVLSLEKLIEGIAEIAEERRTKIIHQSNIRFNGYFAKPTFDRVI; encoded by the exons atgaataaactaGTCAATTGTTGTCGATTGAATTCGGTCCAAAAGATTCccatcaattttcatttgattcgatttttaaCCGCATTGAAGAATGCTGATGTATTCAATGTTCAAGCCACTGGAATTAAATCATCGTTGAAAAAAACGACTAAACATGAATCCTTCGTTTTTCGATCATTTTTCGGTGAATTTGATCCCGATTATTTAAG ATTTCCAAAACTTGTCGATAATGACCAAGAAAGCGTATTGTTGAAACAGCAATATGAATTTGTACGGAAAAATTTCCTAAAATTGTCGGGTGATCCGAAAATTCTCAAACAAAATGGATTCTATGATCTATCAACATTGACCGAAGTGGAAAAAGCACATTTATTCGAAGCACttggatcatcattggaattcaaaacaaatgaatcaaggCAATTTGAATCTGCCAACAATTTGATAAAGCTTGATCAACTTTCAGTGACTAATTCTTTTCTAACATGTTatcaagaaaagaaaaaattcttatcaGCAACATTGCCGTTACTAATACGTAATTCAATCATATCGAATACAATTCAAAACTCAAGCAATGATAAACTAAAACAGAGGCTAATGTCTGATTTTAAAAATGTAAGAATTGCATTAGCATTCGATGAGCCGAATGATTATTTCATGTCACCAACATATCCATTTTGGCAATCTACGGCTCGTTTCGATCAAGAAACAAATACTTGGCTActaaaaggaaaaaaatctcgGATTCTtagtgatgattatgattattatcttgTATTttgtaaaatcaaaaatgaacacGATCATGGGATTGGTTCGTTTCTAATACCTGCAGAAGATGTCATCATTGAACCAGACGGTACGGATAATTATGGAACCAAATTCCAAACcattatattcaatgaactgaatgtaaaaaaagaCAATGCTGAAATAGCGATTGACGATCAAGCAACATTGTTGCTCAATATGAAAGCATCGGGTCATCTAATGTCATCGGCTGTTTTATTGGGAATCATGAGACAAGTATTCAATAATATAATTGACAATTGCTGTCAAgtaaaagaagaaaaaattgaattcaagaatttattcatcaatcacaTCACTCGAATGTCGGAAATGATTTATGCTCTTGAATCAGCCTTATATTTAACTTGTTCTCATTATGAtacattcaaattgaatcaaatggatCTATATCTACAAGCTATGGTTGTGAAAATAATGGCTGCCGAATATTTGGAAGAGATGCtcaaatcgattcgatttctTTATCGCCCACAACAAATTTCATCGATTGTTTCACAAGATATGAATGATGTGATCAATGTGCTCAATGCTTTTCTCGATACACCGACATCGATACGAATGTTATTAGCAACATATGGTCTTCGTAATATAGGTAGATGGCgatatgataatgttgtCAAATTGCGTCTGAATCGAATCTATCCAATACATTATTTCAAATATCAGTATGACAGATTTAaaagacaattttttcttcgataTCCTGAAGCTTATGATGGTTTCAAATCATTGGAAAACCTTGATCCATTGCTTAGAAATTCAGCCAATTTACTGAGAAAGGTTTTGGAAATTGAAACTGAGATGGGAACCTATATTCTTAAATTATATGGCAAG GAATGTGTTAAAAATCAGATCGATATGAATCGATTCTGTACGATGACGGTCAATGCTTTTCAAATGGTTTCGATCATATGCCGAACAAATGACAGTCTACTACGAGGATCACCATTCACATCACAACAGTTACGGATGTGTGAAAATCTTTGTCAAAAATCTCATCGGGAGGTGTTGAGTTTAGAGAAACTAATCGAAGGCATTGCAGAAATTGCCGAAGAACGacgaacaaaaattattcatcaaagtaacattcgattcaatgGATATTTTGCAAAGCCAACCTTTGACAGAGTTAtttaa